The genomic stretch GTCTATGACCATTATACAAGATTTGGGGAGGTGCTTCTTTTTTAATTTCTTGAACTCGTTGGAGGACAAGGGCTAAGAATTATGAAATTCATTCTATTATAAAAAATATTTGAAATTTTTCTATTGTAAAGAAAGGTGTTGAAGATGAAAATAACTCATGAACAATGGGCCTCAAAAATTGGCTTTGTCCTTGCAGCAGCAGGATCAGCTATTGGCCTTGGAGCTATTTGGAAATTCCCTTATGTAGCTGGGACAAGTGGTGGAGGGGCATTTTTATTGCTTTTTTTACTGTTTATGGTTTTACTAGGCTACCCATTATTGCTTGCTGAATTTTCCATCGGTCGTTTTGCTGGCTCTGACGCAGTTTCAGCCTATAAAAAAATTTCCCCTTCATCAAATAGTCACATCATCGGTTTGATTGGACTTGTTACTTGTTTCATTATTTTATCTTTTTACAGTGTTATTGGTGGATGGATCATTATATATATTTTCCATGCAATATCAGGAAGTCTTTCAAGATTAACAGTAGAACAGTACAATGTCTTTTTTCAAGAACTTATTTCAAACCCATTTGCTACAATATTGGCTCAATTGATCTTTATGATCATCACCATTTTTGTCATAGCACGCGGTATTCAAGACGGCATTGAAAAAGTAAGCCGCTTTATGATGCCTGCTTTATTAATTTTATTTATACTCATCGTTGTTCGTTCCCTTACACTTGAAAACGCATGGGAAGGTGTCCGTTTTATTTTTTATCCTGACTTCTCTAAATTAACGACAGATGCAATCTTATTTGCATTAGGGCAAGCCTTTTTTTCTTTAAGTGTTGGGATGTCAATCATGGTCACATACAGTTCTTATGTTCCTAAATCACAAAGTCTGCCAAAGTCTGCATTTTCTGTTGTATTAATGAATGTCTTTATTGCCATTTTAGCAGGATTAGCCATTTTCCCTGGTGTGTTTACTTATGGTTTAGAACCAAGTGCTGGTCCAACTTTAATATTCTCTGTGTTGCCAACCGTTTTTGAGCAAATGTTCGCTGGGACTCTCTTTATGATATTATTTTTTCTCCTATTTTTATTCGCTGCTCTTACATCAGCGTTTTCACTTCTTGAGATGATTGTAGCGGTGATCATAAAGGGAGATTCTTCTAAACGAAATAAAACAGCCTGGATAGTGGGGCTATCTGTTTTTGCCCTTGGTGTCCCATCATGCTTATCTTTTGGAGTGTTAAGCAATGTCCTTATTTGGGATAAAACCATTTTTGACATTGCTGATTATGTGACAAGCAATATTCTAATACCGTTAGGCGGTTTATTCATTGCATTATTTGTTGCATATCGATTTCCAAAACAGCAATTGCTTGAAGAGATTCAGCTTGGTTCAGGAGTTACGGAGACCTTTATGAATATTTGGTTTATTTTAATTAAGTATTTCACACCAATCGCGATCATCATAGTTTTTCTAGATGCAATTGGCATGCTAAGCTTTTTGAAATAATTTAACTTCGTGGATTCCTTCATTTTACAATTATGTTTTGATTTTTTTCGCTCATAATAGGCTTATACAACTATTATGGGAAGGAGTTTTTCTCATGCGATCATTTAAAGCACTTTCCACCTTCCAAAATCAATTGCAACAAATGAAACGAGAGATTGAACAACGCTTGAAAGATTTTGACCATTTCGGTTTAGAGCGTGGCCATCCTCATGAATCAATGGGCGAAATATCTAGCTACGATAACCATCCAGCTGACGATGGTACAGAGCTATATGAACGCGAAAAGGATATCGCTTTAAATGAACATTTAGAAAAGGAATATGAAGAAGTAATGGAGGCATTAGAGCGGATAAATCAAGGAACATACGGTATTTGTACCGTTTGTGGCAGAGAAATTGAAGAAGAGCGTCTAAAAGCAATTCCTACAGCGAAAACGTGTAAAGAACATACTGTAAATCAACCTATAAAAAATATACGCCCTGTTGAAGAAGAAGTTTTTATGCCACCTTGGGGTAAGTTTACGTTTGATGATCAAAATGCTGTCGTATCAGATGCTGAAGATATTTTTCAGGATGTAGCACAATATGGCACTTCAGATGGACCTCAAGATTTGGAATGGCCTCCTGATTCCTATAGTGAAATGTATATGGAAGCAAACGAACCAATTGGATATGTGGAGGAATTTGAAAATTTTATTGGAACAGACATGGAAGGGAAAAATGTAACGATTTTTCCGTCAAATGCCCATGAAAAATACGAGCGACTGTTAGATGAAAATGAGACCATGACTATTTTCGGCGATCTCCCTTCACTTGAAAAGGAGCCATACAAGGGTCAGAGCTGATGATGAAGCTTGACCCTATTTTACTGTTTTCGTAAACATTGTTGTTTTTCGACTGTCCATGAACCGAACAAAGCACGGGGTCGGACAAATGTAATTTGTCCGACCATCGCCTTTTGTTCGGTTCACGTCACACTATAGTGTGTAGCAAGCGTGTCGCTTGCCTGGACAGTCGAAAAGCTATGGTAAAGAAACAATCTTTTAGAAAAGAGCCTTTTTATTACAAAGTATTACGAACAGGTGATATGTTCCATATGTCTTTCGCATATTCCTGAATGGTCCGATCACTAGAAAAATAACCAGAATGAGCAATGTTGATAATTGCTTTTTCCAGCCAAGACGACTGATTTTGATAAGCTTTTTCGACTTTTTCTTGAGCCTCCACATAAGAGGCAAAATCTCGAAGGACAAAGTATTGATCATTATGGGACAATAACGAATCATAAATCGGCTCGAACTCATCTTCTACATCTGGGAAAAATCCATTCATCAGCTGATCGATAACTTTCCGTATGCGCGGATCATGATGATAATACTCTGTCGAACGGTATCCTCCGTTTTCATAATAGTTTAATACCTCTTCGGCTTTTAATCCAAAAATAAAAATATTGTCTTCTCCGACCTCTTCCAAAATCTCTATGTTAGCCCCATCCAATGTCCCTAATGTTAACGCTCCATTCATCATAAATTTCATATTTCCTGTTCCAGAAGCTTCTTTACTAGCTGTTGATATTTGTTCACTAACATCCGCTGCCGGAAAAATTTTTTCGGCAAGAGAAACGCGATAATTTTCCAAAAAAATGACTTTTATCATTTGAGAAACAAACGGATCTTCATTCACCTTATCTGCTAATGAATTAATCAGCTTAATAACCTTTTTGGCATAATAATACCCAGGTGAAGCTTTTGCCCCAAAAATAAAGGTTCGCGGATATATCGTGAAGCTCGAATCTTCTTTTATGCGATTATATAAATACATAATGTGAAAGACGTTCAACAGTTGTCGCTTATATTCATGAAGCCTTTTTACTTGAACATCAAAAATAGAGTGTTCATCTACCTTTATGCCATTTTGTTCATAGATGATGTTGGCTAATATTTGCTTTCTCGTTTGCTTCACTTGCAAAAATTTTTCCTTAATGGCTGGATCATAAGCATGTCGTTTTAATTCCATCAACTGTTCTGGCTTATAAACCCAGTTAGAACCAATGACATCAGTAATAAGCCGTGATAGCTCAGGATTTGCTTTTAATAACCACCGTCGATGTGTGATGCCGTTTGTTTTATTATTGAATTTTTCCGGGAAGATTTCAAAAAATTGCCTCATTTCCCGTTGTTTTAATATTTCTGAATGAATTTTCGCTACGCCATTTACACTATAGCTACCGACAATTGCTAGATGCGCCATTTTTATTACACCGTGGGCAATGATCGCCATATTTGTAATTCGATCCCACTCTCCAGGAAATATGTCCCATAAATCTCGACAAAACCGTTCATTTATTTCTTCCACAATCATGTATATCCGTGGTAATAAAGGTTTAAAAATATGAATCGGCCACTTTTCCAATGCTTCTGCTAGTGTTGTATGGTTTGTATAAGAAATGGTTTTAGTTGTAATTTCCCAAGCTTCATCCCATCCCATTCCTTCTTGATCGATGAAAATACGCATAAGCTCTGGAATGGCTAATACAGGGTGGGTATCATTAATATGAATCGCTACATGATGATGAAAATCTTTCATACTCTTGTTTAATTTTCGATAAGAAGAGACAATGCTTTGAAGACTAGCGGAGACGAGAAAATATTGCTGTTTTAATCGTAAAATTTTTCCTTCTTCATGTGTATCGTCAGGATATAAAAATTCAGACACAATTTCTGTATTTCTTTTGTATTTTAATACATCTTGGCAAGATACGTTAGGTAAAGGCTCTGCACTCCATAACCTTAACGTATTGACGGTATCTGTTTGAAATCCAGCAATTGGAATATCATAAGGAACTGCTAAAATTTTTTCGGCATCAACATGCCGGAATACGAGGCGCTCATTTTCAAATGATGTTTCAACCTTTCCCCAATAAGCTACTTCGACTGCTTCATCTGCTTTACGGATTTCCCAAACATTTCCGTACTTTAACCATTGTTCTGGCAATTCAACTTGATAACCATCGACAATCTTTTGCTCAAATAAACCATGTTTATATCGTATACCCATTCCATGCCCAGGTAAATTTAGAGAAGCTAATGAATCTAGAAAACAGGCAGCTAATCGTCCTAACCCTCCATTACCTAAACCTGCATCTTCCTCCATATTTTCTAAATCGAAAAGGCTGACACCAAGCTCAGATAATCCCTCTTCTACTATATCCTTAATACCTAAATTCAATAAATTTTGTCCAAGAAGCTTGCCAAGTAAAAATTCGATTGACAAATAATACACTTGCTTTTGATGATGAGATCGATATTTTTCATTCGTACTGATCCACTTTTCCGAAATATATTCTCTTACCATATTCCCTAACGTCTCATATTGTTCCCTTAATGATGAGTCACTGAAAGGTTTACCATGCAGCAATTCTAACCGCCTTAAAAACAACTCTTTAAATTCTGTTTTGTTAGAGAACATGATTTTTTTCACTCCTAGATAATAAGTCAATATATAATTGATGATATTTAGCAGCTGATTGCGACCAGCTGTAATCTTGGCTCATCGCTCTTTTTACAAGTGTGTCCCAAACATCTTTTTCATGGTAATAATGAAGAGCTCGTTTCACTGTATACATCATGTCATGTGCATTAAAGTTTTTAAAGCTAAATCCATTTCCTTCTCCATTATCTTCACGGAAAGACTTTACAGTATCATTTAATCCTCCTGTTTCTCTTACAATTGGAATCGCACCATATCGAAGAGCGATCAATTGTCCTAACCCACATGGTTCAAATTTAGAAGGCATTAAAAACAAATCTGCTCCTGCATAAATATGATGGGCTAACGGTTCATTAAAACCAATATAGGCCTTACATTTATTTGGATAAGTCCATTCCATATGCCGGAAATAATCTTCAAATTCTTTTTCACCTGTACCGAGCACAATAAATTGGATATCCCACTCAAGTATTTCATGCAAAACTCTCTTGACTAAATCCAATCCTTTTTGTTTGGTCAATCTCGTAACCATTGCCATAATTGGAACATCCGCATTTTGAGGTAAACCAAACCTTTCCTGCAGAGCTCGTTTATTGTGAAGCCTATTTTCATATGTTAATACATTGTACGGCTTTGTTATATAAGGATCATTTTCTGGGTTATAAAATACATCATCAATTCCATTTAAAATCCCGACTAAAGATGAAGATCGAAATCGCAATAGACCGTCAAGTCTTTCACCGAAATAAGGGGTTTGAATTTCCTCTTTATAAGTTGGACTCACGGTTGTAATTTTGTCGGAAGAGACAATGCCAGCTTTCATAAAGCTAATATTTCCGTAAAACTCTAAACGTTCAATCGTAAAGTGCTCATCCCCCAAATTTAATAAGTCATGCATTACACTTCTCGGGAAAATACCTTGAAACTGTAGATTATGAATAGTAAAAACCGTTTTGATTTGGGCATAGAACGGATCTTTTGAATATTCTTCTTTTAATAAATAATTTACCATTCCTGTATGCCAATCATGAGAATGAATAATGTCTGGTTGAAAATCCTGTTTTTTTAAAGCTTCCAAAACAGCACGACAGAAATAGGAAAACCGTTCGCCATCATCATAATGTCCATATAAAGAGTCACGCTTAAAGTAATATTCATTGTCAATCAAATAATAAATCACATCATCTTGAATGAGTTTTTCAATTCCGCAATATTGATTCCGCCAGCCAAGCTGTACTGTAAAATTTGTAACTTCCTCCATTTTTTCTTGAATTTCTTGTGAGATTAACCCATACTTCGGCAAGATAACCCGAATATCAGCACCAAATTTTTTCAATTCTTTTGGTAAAGCTCCTGCTACATCTGCTAATCCTCCTGTTTTTACAAACGGTACACATTCTGATACAGCAAATAATACTTTCACGTATTCATCAACACTCCTTGTATCGTTCCTTTATGAACTACATATGGATCATTTTTATCACCTAATAAATTCATATCATCCCCAATTTTTACATCCTTATCTAATATGCAATAATTTAATGAACATCTTTCTCCAATTTGTGATTTTTGCATAATAATGCTATTTTTAATCACGGTATTTTTTCCGATATGTACAGCTCGAAAAATAATACTATTTTCTACTGTTCCTTCAATGATACTTCCATTAGCGATGAAACAATTTCGAACTCGTGATTGCTTTCCATATCTCGTTGGAGGCTCATCTTTTACCTTTGTAAAAATTGGACGATCCTTTGAAAATAAGGATTGCCAAATTTCCGGCTGAAGTATCTCAAGACTGTGTTTATAATATTTTTGAATCGAATCAATAACGGCTACATAATCTTGATGCTCATATTGGCAAATCGTAAACTTCTCTGGAGAAGTCACCACATCGTGTAATGTTTTATAACTTGAATAAGCAGATTGCTGTATTAAATCCATTAACAGCTCCGTGCTCATTATATACATTTGCAGTGATTTTCCATTTTGGCACACTTCTGTCAGATCACAGCCCATATCGATGTGATAATCTAGTACCTTTTGAAAATCAATGTTTGCTACAGTATAACTATTTGTAATTACGGCATACTTTTGGCGACTACGCAAAAAATAATCAATATGATCTGAAAACTGCTTAAAAGAACCGAACTCATGATATTCATCATATAAATGTGGAGAAGGGAAGAAAAACAAGCCGTCTCTTTTTCGATTTAAGTCCCAATGTTTTCCTGAACCTAAGTGATCCATCAACGACCGATATCTGTATTTAGGAAATATACCTACACTTTTGATACCAGAATTAACCATATTTGATAAAACGAAATCAATTAAACGGTATCTCCCAGCAAACGGAATGGCGGCCATTGACCTCTCCTGTGCAAGATCTTTTATTTCCTCTTTATAAGTAGTTGCATCAATAATGCCTAACATGCTTCGATTCAACCTTCTATCATCCTTTCGTAGCTTTTCGTTCCTATTTGCGCTTAAAGCTTCATTTTCGGAAATCTTACTCCACTCATGCATGAAATATTTACGATGTAACTTCATACGATGGGTTCGAGATTCAATTTTTGACAATCGATCCTTCTACCAATTCTTCTGTCACTAAGATGACTTCCTCTAAATTTTTGTTAGGACGAATGATCATTCCATCAGGAATGGTTATTCCACTGGGGACAATCGCATTTTCAATGATAGCTTTTTCACCTACAATGGCCTCTGGCATGATGACAGAACTTTTTATAAGTGCATTTGCTCCAATTGTCACACCTTGAAACAAAACAGAATGCATCACGTTCCCATATATGGTGCAGCCTTCTGTAATTAATGATTCTGTTATCTCTGCTTTTTCGTGAATGTATTGAGGGGGATGATTTGGATTGACAGAATAAATTCTCCATTGTTGATCATATAAGTCTAATTCAGGTTTATCTTTTAATAAATCCATATTCGCTTCCCATAAGCTTTTTACAGTACCAACATCTTTCCAATATCCTTTGAATGGATAAGCTACTAGCTTCTTCTTTTCTTCTAGTAAGAGAGGGATTACATCTTTACCAAAATCATGGCTTGAATATGGATTCCTAGCATCCATTTCTAAAAATTCCTTTAGAATATTCCATTTAAAAATGTATATTCCCATTGAGGCAAGGTTGTTTTTTGGATTGGCAGGCTTTTCTTCAAATTCGATAATTTCCATATTTTTATTTGTATTCATAATTCCAAATCTACTCGCTTCTTCCCATGGTACTTCAATGACAGATATCGAAACATCTGCTTCCTTTTCCATGTGATATTCTAGCATTTTCATATAATCCATTTTATAAATATGGTCACCAGACAAAATTAAGACGTATTCAGGCTCATATTGCTTTAAATAATTTAAATTTTCATAAATAGCGCTTGCTGTTCCTTTATACCATTTCACTTCAGACGATTCTGAATACGGTGGCAATACCGTTACTCCTCCATTTCTCCGATCTAAATCCCATGCACTTCCAATGCCAATGTATGAATGTAGGACAAGAGGTTGATATTGTGTTAAAACTCCTACCGTATCTATCCCTGAATTCGTACAGTTACTTAGAGTAAAATCAATTATTCGATACTTTCCCCCATACGGAACTGCTGGTTTTGCTAAATTTTTCGTCAATGAACTAAGCCTCGATCCTTTTCCGCCTGCGAGAAGCATTGCTACACACTTCTTTTTTACCATTTTTTTGTTTCTCCCCTCTCTTTTTCACTGCTCTTAATATCGATATACCAAAAGGAGCAATAGTCATTTCAATATGATACGGCTTCCCATGATACTCTCCTTCTTGTGCTTCGATACTTTTTCGGTTAATTTGGTTAGAGCCCCCAAACAATTTATCATCGCTATTTATTATCTCAATATATCTCGTTTTAAGTGGAACACCAATTTTATAATGGTGATACACATCAGGAGTAAAATTGCAGACAATAACTAACATTTCATTTGGCTTCTTCCCTTTTCGAACAAATGAGAAAATCCTTTGTTCGTTATTATTAGCATCAATCCAATCAAATCCTTCATAATGATGATCAACCTCAAATAATGGCCGCTGTTTTTTATAAATATTGAGCAGTTCTTTAACATATACGCGCATTTTTTGGTGCATTTCATAATCATCTAAATTCCAGTCTAGCTGCTCTAAATCCTTCCATTCATCAAACTGCCCAAACTCTCCACCCATAAACAAGAGTTTTTTACCTGGGTGCGCAACCATATAGCCGTATAAAAGCCGTAATTGCGCAAACTTTTGCCAATAGTCACCAGGCATTTTATTTAACAAAGATTTTTTTCCGTAGACTACTTCATCATGAGAAAATGGAAGAATAAAATTTTCTGAAAAAGCATACAGCAAGGAAAATGTCACTTTATCATGAAGATATTTGCGGTTAAAAGGATCTGATTCCATATACTTTAATATGTCGTTCATCCAACCCATATTCCATTTATAATTGAAGCCTAATCCTCCTTCAGAGGTCGGTCTTGTTACCATAGGCCAATCAGTTGAATCTTCTGCAATCATTAAGATGGTGGGATCTTTGGAGAAAACCACTTCATTAAGCTTTTTCAAGAAGTTTATCGCATACTCATTTGCATGCAATTGTGGTGAATTTGGCCAATAAAGCATATTAGCTACTGCATCAACACGAAATCCATCAATATGAAAATATTCCATCCAAAATAATGCATTAGAAATGAGAAAGCTTTGAACTTCAGGCTTTCCGAGATCAAAATTTGCGGTTCCCCACACTTCATTTTCACGTTCTTTTGGATTGGAATATTCATAAGTAGGCTCACCATCAAACATGTACAAGCCATGAGCGTCCTTACAAAAATGTCCTGGAACCCAATCCATAATTACTCCAATATCATGCTGGTGACATTGATCAATAAAAAACATCAAATCATGCGGTGTCCCATATCTACTTGTAGCCGAATAGTATCCGGTTCCTTGATATCCCCATGAACGATCATAAGGATGTTCAACTAGTGGGAGCATTTCAATATGTGTAAAACCATGTTCAACCACATACGGAATTAACTCTTCAGCCAACTCACGATAAGTGTATAAGCTACCATCCTTTTTCTTTTTCCACGTTCCCAAATGCAATTCATAAATAAACATCGGGCGATCATAAATTGGTCTTCTTTTTTTCTTACGATTCCATTTTTGATCGTTCCACTTATAACCAGATAAATCATAGACAATGGAAGCTGTCTTCGGTCGTACTTCAGAATAAAAAGCATAAGGATCTGCCTTCAATAATTTTTCACCACTATGAGTGATAATTTCATACTTATACAAATCACCAATTTGAACATCAGTTGTAAACATGGACCAAATGCCTTGATCATTTATTCTTGTCATTTCATGCTTTGAACCATCCCAGCAATTAAAATCACCCACAACACGAACAGATTTTGCATGTGGAGCCCAAACACAAAACTGTATTCCTAAAAGACTATTCACCTTTTTCGAATGAGCACCAAATAACTCATAGCTTTTAAATAAATTGCCTTCATGAAAAAGATGAATTTCAAAATCGGTCGGGATTGCCACACTCACGGAGTTCACTCCTTACCCCTCTAATTTTTCTATTTACTTACTTCAAAAAAAATGATTAAAATCCTTGTTTGAAAACGTTTGATCTTTTTGACACATTCCTACAAATATAACCCTAAATGATCGATAAATTATATCAACATAATAATAAAACATGCATATTTCGAATAAATTAAAAACAAAGAGGATTCAAATAAATAAATAAATAAACATTAAACAAAACTTTCAAAAAAATAACAATATTGTGATATGACAAAGAAAAATATCTACTAGTGACTATCCTAGTAGAAATCTTTAGAAAGATATACATGATCAAGATTAGATACATAAAATATGTTTTTAAAAAAATAAAAAAATTCGACATTTTGTCGAATTTTTTAGGAAAATCTTTTCTAAAAACAAAGATGGATTTTATTTATTCAAGTTCACCGCTATTTAATTATGATCATTCATCGCATATTTGTTATCTGGTATATAATTACTTAATATCGATACATAAAAGTTAGTTCATGGTCCAAAATCATCTAATGATAATTTAATTCATTATGTTATGCGGAAATGTCATTTACTCATGCGGCATTGTTAGCTGGTGTGAGTACAAATCGATTATTGCTCATGTTTGATAAATGAAACGTACAAGTAAGAAAGGTGCTGAAAAATTTACACCAC from Bacillus alveayuensis encodes the following:
- a CDS encoding 1,4-alpha-glucan branching enzyme (product_source=KO:K00700; cath_funfam=2.60.40.10,2.60.40.1180,3.20.20.80; cog=COG0296; ko=KO:K00700; pfam=PF00128,PF02806,PF02922; superfamily=51011,51445; tigrfam=TIGR01515) produces the protein MSVAIPTDFEIHLFHEGNLFKSYELFGAHSKKVNSLLGIQFCVWAPHAKSVRVVGDFNCWDGSKHEMTRINDQGIWSMFTTDVQIGDLYKYEIITHSGEKLLKADPYAFYSEVRPKTASIVYDLSGYKWNDQKWNRKKKRRPIYDRPMFIYELHLGTWKKKKDGSLYTYRELAEELIPYVVEHGFTHIEMLPLVEHPYDRSWGYQGTGYYSATSRYGTPHDLMFFIDQCHQHDIGVIMDWVPGHFCKDAHGLYMFDGEPTYEYSNPKERENEVWGTANFDLGKPEVQSFLISNALFWMEYFHIDGFRVDAVANMLYWPNSPQLHANEYAINFLKKLNEVVFSKDPTILMIAEDSTDWPMVTRPTSEGGLGFNYKWNMGWMNDILKYMESDPFNRKYLHDKVTFSLLYAFSENFILPFSHDEVVYGKKSLLNKMPGDYWQKFAQLRLLYGYMVAHPGKKLLFMGGEFGQFDEWKDLEQLDWNLDDYEMHQKMRVYVKELLNIYKKQRPLFEVDHHYEGFDWIDANNNEQRIFSFVRKGKKPNEMLVIVCNFTPDVYHHYKIGVPLKTRYIEIINSDDKLFGGSNQINRKSIEAQEGEYHGKPYHIEMTIAPFGISILRAVKKRGEKQKNGKKEVCSNASRRRKRIEA